The proteins below are encoded in one region of Vulpes lagopus strain Blue_001 chromosome 10, ASM1834538v1, whole genome shotgun sequence:
- the FAM83G gene encoding protein FAM83G, protein MAFSQVQCLDDSHVNWRSSESKPEFFYSEEQRLALEALVARGREAFYEVLKRENIRDFLSELELKRILETIEVYDPGSEDLRGDVRSRGPEDDGIGDSEEASRAGGDATQAEPPPSLEYWPQKSDRSIPQLDLGWPDTIAYRGVTRASVYMQPPIDGQAHIKEVVRKMISQAQKVIAVVMDMFTDVDIFKDLLDAGFKRKVAVYIIVDESNVKYFLHMCERARMHLGHLKNLRVRSSGGTEFFTRSATKFKGALAQKFMFVDGDRAICGSYSFTWSAARTDRNVISVLSGQVVEMFDRQFQELYLMSHGVSLKGIPMEKEPEPDPVVLPSVVPLVPSGTVAKKLVNPKYALVKAKSADEIAKTSSEKQEVKKPPGLRGAALAERPGDLPEAPPPVHPGLLHLERANMFEYLPTWVEPDPEPGSDILGYINIIDPNIWNPQPNQMNRIKIRDTSQAGTQLWRQSQDCSPAPGPSAPQDRALAENGLSQGDPEPQPPVPKPRTVPVADLLAQDNSSVEWALETPAEKMPQNGTDHTPPRTRSSGHAPLQRQLSLTQDDPDGQGTAIPNGLDGEEDEDDDDYVTLSDQDSLSGSSGHGHGPQRPSAASSSVSDEYFEVRGRSVPLQRRHSEQVANGPAQTPRRQLSAPHMTRGTFGGPLGGLPWSPGQEREEAATPRRTQAPHSMDKETQGQQSPHYRVPVSGTRDKDGFLRPMRTSGPLRYRPAADGAESSARKAGPAVAGPYPWQVKGGPMTRTLADPGTPRPARNASPQADGRVPEEHPSPFGIPYSKLSQSKHLKARTGSGQWASSDSKRRPQAPRDRKDP, encoded by the exons ATGGCCTTCTCCCAGGTGCAGTGTCTGGACGACAGCCACGTCAACTGGCGCTCCAGTGAGTCCAAGCCCGAGTTCTTCTACAGCGAGGAGCAGCGGCTGGCCCTGGAGGCCCTGGTGGCCCGCGGCAGGGAGGCTTTCTACGAGGTGCTCAAGCGGGAGAACATTCGGGATTTCCTATCGGAGCTGGAACTCAAGCGCATCCTGGAGACCATTGAGGTGTACGACCCAGGCTCCGAGGACCTGAGGGGCGACGTCCGGTCGCGGGGCCCTGAGGACGATGGCATTGGTGACAGCGAGGAGGccagcagggcaggtggggacGCCACCCAGGCCGAGCCGCCGCCCTCTCTGGAGTACTGGCCCCAGAAGTCCGACCGATCCATCCCACAGCTGGACCTGGGCTGGCCCGACACCATTGCCTACCGTGGGGTCACCCGGGCCAGCGTCTACATGCAGCCCCCCATCGATGGGCAGGCTCACATCAAGGAGGTGGTGCGGAAGATGATCAGCCAGGCCCAGAAG GTGATCGCCGTGGTCATGGACATGTTCACCGATGTGGACATCTTCAAGGACCTGCTGGATGCCGGCTTTAAGAGGAAGGTCGCCGTGTACATCATCGTGGATGAGAGTAATGTCAAGTACTTCCTGCACATGTGTGAGCGGGCCCGCATGCATCTGGGGCACCTCAAG AATCTCAGGGTGCGGAGCAGTGGGGGAACAGAGTTCTTCACACGGTCGGCTACCAAGTTCAAGGGGGCCCTGGCCCAGAAGTTCATGTTCGTGGATGGAGACCGGGCCATCTGTGGCTCCTACAG CTTCACGTGGTCGGCTGCAAGGACGGACCGGAACGTGATCTCCGTGCTATCTGGCCAGGTGGTGGAGATGTTCGACCGGCAGTTCCAGGAGCTGTACCTCATGTCCCATGGCGTCAGCCTCAAGGGCATCCCCATGGAGAAGGAGCCAGAGCCAGACCCCGTCGTGCTGCCCTCCGTGGTACCGCTGGTACCCTCAGGCACCGTAGCCAAGAAACTAGTCAACCCCAAGTACGCGCTGGTCAAGGCCAAGAGCGCCGACGAAATTGCCAAGACCTCCTCTGAGAAGCAGGAGGTGAAGAAGCCCCCTGGGCTGCGGGGCGCCGCACTGGCTGAGCGGCCCGGAGACCTCCCGGAGGCACCCCCGCCCGTCCACCCCGGGCTGCTCCACCTGGAACGAGCCAACATGTTCGAATACCTGCCCACGTGGGTGGAGCCGGACCCGGAGCCTGGCAGTGACATCCTGGGCTACATCAATATCATTGACCCGAACATCTGGAACCCCCAGCCCAACCAGATGAACCGCATCAAGATCCGAGACACATCCCAGGCTGGCACCCAACTGTGGAGGCAAAGTCAGGactgcagccccgcccccgggcccagTGCCCCCCAGGACAGGGCCCTGGCTGAGAACGGCCTTTCTCAGGGGGATCCCGAGCCACAGCCCCCCGTGCCCAAGCCCCGGACGGTCCCTGTGGCAGACCTACTTGCCCAGGACAACAGCAGTGTTGAATGGGCCCTGGAGACCCCAGCAGAGAAGATGCCCCAGAATGGGACAGACCACACACCCCCCCGGACACGGAGCTCAGGCCATGCCCCACTCCAGAGGCAGCTGTCTCTGACCCAGGATGACCCTGATGGCCAGGGAACAGCGATCCCCAACGGGCTAGatggggaggaggatgaagatgatgatgactATGTGACCCTCAGTGACCAGGACAGCCTCTCAGGCAGCTCTGGCCACGGCCATGGCCCCCAGCGGCCCTCGGCGGCCTCCTCTTCTGTGTCAGATGAGTATTTTGAGGTGAGGGGGCGCTCGGTTCCTCTCCAGAGGCGCCACTCAGAGCAGGTAGCCAACGGGCCAGCCCAGACCCCCCGCCGACAGCTGAGTGCTCCCCACATGACCCGAGGGACCTTTGGTGGACCCCTGGGTGGTTTGCCGTGGTCCCCAGGtcaggagagagaagaggcagctACCCCGAGGAGAACACAGGCTCCGCATTCCATGGACAAGGAGACACAG GGCCAGCAGAGCCCCCACTACAGAGTCCCTGTCTCGGGGACCAGGGATAAAGATGGCTTCCTGCGGCCGATGAGGACCTCGGGACCCCTGCGGTACCGCCCTGCTGCTGACGGCGCCGAGAGCTCGGCCAGGAAAGCGGGCCCCGCCGTGGCAGGCCCATACCCCTGGCAGGTCAAGGGTGGCCCCATGACCCGCACGCTGGcagatcctgggaccccaaggcCGGCCCGAAACGCCAGCCCCCAGGCCGATGGCAGAGTCCCTGAGGAGCACCCAAGTCCTTTTGGAATCCCGTACTCCAAACTGTCCCAGTCGAAGCACCTCAAGGCCAGGACGGGCAGTGGCCAGTGGGCCTCCTCTGATTCTAAACGGAGGCCTCAGGCCCCCCGGGACCGCAAGGACCCCTAG